The DNA region CGGCGTAGGCCTCGATCCCGAGGTGTCCGCCGAGCAGGCGGCTCATGAACGAGGACTGCTCGGCGGCCTCGTGCTCAGCGCTGCTGGCGGTGCGCAGGACGGTGGAGAACGGGACGGGCTGCTCGGGTATGGGCATGCGGGCCTCCAGAGATCGAGAACACCCCCGATTGCTTTGGTTAGCCTAGCCTAAGCTCGCGTGATGCCGACAGGGTGTCGGGAAGATCCCTGCCCGCCGGACCGGCTCCTGACACGGCGAAGGCCGGGGTCCGCGGGAGAATCCCGCGCACCCCGGCCTCCGACCGCCCCCGATCACCTCGGACCGCTCCGGTGGACGGACCGCCGGGCGGGACGGGATCGGGACGGCTCGGCTCAGTGACCGCCCTGCTCCGCAAGACGCTTGATCGAGGCGGTGACCTCGGCCTCGGCCTCGGCGCGGCCGACCCAGTTGGCACCCTCGACCGACTTGCCGGGCTCCAGGTCCTTGTAGACCTCGAAGAAGTGCTGGATCTCCAGGCGGTCGAACTCCGACACGTGGTGGATGTCCTGCAGGTGCTCCCAGCGCGGGTCCGTCGCCGGGACGCAGAGCAGCTTGTCGTCGCCGCCGGCCTCGTCCGTCATCTTGAACATGCCGATGACGCGGCACTTGATCAGGCAGCCCGGGAAGGTCGGCTCCTCCAGGATGACCAGTGCGTCCAGCGGGTCGCCGTCGTCCGCGAGGGTGCCCTCGACGTAGCCGTAGTCGGCCGGGTAACGGGTCGAGGTGAAGAGCATCCGGTCCAGACGAAGGCGACCGGTCTCGTGGTCGACCTCGTACTTGTTGCGGGAGCCCTTCGGGATCTCGATCAGGACGTCGAACTCCAACGGTTCCTCCAAGGTAGGTACTGACAGAATCCAAGTGTCTCCTACGGGAGCGGGTGCTCAGGAAAGGGGCCGGGTCGTGCGAGCAGGGGCAGGGGCGGGGCGCCGCCGTCGGGGGACGGCCGCGGGGCTGTTCGGGACGGCGCTCCTGGTCGCCGGGACGGTGCTGACCTCGGGTGGTGCGTACGCGCAGCCTTCCGCGACACCGAGCGGGACGCCCGCTCCCGGCGGGTCCACCGCGCCGGCCGGCGCCACCGGCTCACCCGCCACCGGCACCGGCACCGGCTCACCCGCCACTGGCACCGGTGCGCCCGCCACCGCCCGCCCGGCCCCCGCCGCCGCCGGCACGGTGCTCGCCGCCGCCGACGCCGGCCCGGGCGCCGGACTGCCCACCGCGCAGGGCCTCCATCAGGCGCTCGCCACCGCGCTCGCCGACCGCAGCCTCGGCACCGTCAGCCTCGCCGTCGCGGACGCCGCCGACGGCGGGCTCCTGTACGGCAGCGGCGAGAACACCCCGGCCACGCCGGCCTCCACCACCAAGCTGGCCACCTCGGTGGCGGCCCTCTCGCTGATCCCGGCGGACACCCGGCTGACCACCCGGGTCGTCAAGGGCGCGGCCCCCGGCGGGATCACCCTCGTGGGTGGTGGCGACCCGACGCTGACCGCGCTCCCCGCCGACCAGGTGCAGATCGCCGGCCTGCCCGCCGACCCCGACACCGCCCCCGCCTCGCTGGACTCGCTGGCCCGGCAGACCGCCGCCGCCCTGAAGTCCGCCGGCACCACCACCGTCGCCCTGGACTACGACCTCTCGCTGTACTCGGGCAGCCCGCAGCACAAGAACCACGACGGGGAGAACATCGCGCTCGTCACCCCGCTGATGGTGGACGAGGCCAAGACCGACCCGAAGAGCCGCGAGGACGCGCCGGCCCGGTACGCCGACCCGGCCGGCCAGGCCGCCGAGGCCTTCGCCGCCCTGCTCAAGGCCCAGGGCATCACCGTCCAGGGCAAGGCCAAGCAGGCCGCCGCCCCGGCCGCGGCCGACGCCCCGGTGCTCGGCCGGGTGGACTCGCCGACCATGGCCCGGCTGGTCGAGCGGATGCTGACCACCTCCGACAACACCCTCGCCGAGGCGATCGCCCGTCAGGTCGCCGTCGCCGCCCACCAGCCGGCCGGCTTCGAGGGCGCCTCCACCGCCGTCGTCCAGGAGCTGACCCGGCTCGGCGTGCCGATGAACGGCGTGGTGATCAACGACGGCAGCGGCCTGCACACCGGCAACGCGATCCCGCCGGTCGTGCTCGTCAAGCTGCTCGCGCTGGCCGCCTCCGACCAGCACCCCGCGCTGCGCCCGGTGATGACCGGCCTGCCGATCGCCGGCTTCACCGGCACCCTCGGCAAGCGGTTCGGTTCCGGATCCGGCGCGGCCGACGCGGCCGGGCTGGTCCGCGCCAAGACCGGCAGCCTCAGCGGCGTCAACACCCTGGCGGGAACCGTGGTGGACGCCGAGGGGAGGCTGCTCTCCTTCGCCGTGATGACCCGGACCAGCGCCCCCGTCGACTCGGCCCGCGCCGCGATGGACCGCATCGTCGCCCGGCTGGCGGCCTGCGGCTGCCACTGACCGGCCACTGTGGCTCCCCCCGGCGGACGAGAGCACGTACGGTGAGGGCATGACGAGCGCGAGCGGCGGTGTTGACATGGTCGACTGGAATCTCGCGGTCGCAACCGCGACCAGGCTGGTGCGGCCGGGACCGGAGGTGAGCCGTGCCGAGGCGGCGGCCGTGGTCGCCGAGCTGCGCCGGCACGCCCTGGAGGCCGAGGAGCACGTCCGGGAGTTCACCGGGATGCGCTCCAGCAGCCTGTCCGAGGCGGTCGCGACCCCGGTGCTGATCGTGGACCGCCCCGGCTGGGTGCGGGCCAACGTGGCGGGCTTCCGCACGATCGTCCAGCCGCTGGTGGCGAAGCTCCAGGCGCGCCGGGCCAACGGCTCCGGCCCCGGCGTCTTCGGCACGGTGGGGGAGAAGGCCACCGGCATCGAGGTCGGCGCCCTGCTGGCCTTCCTCTCCACCAAGGTGCTCGGCCAGTACGAGACCTTCGCCCCGGCCGAGTCCTCGCTGGAGGCGCCGGACAGCCCCGCCGCCCTGTTCGACAAGCCGCGCCTCGGCCCCGAGAGCGCCGGCCCGGGCCGGCTGCTGCTGGTGGCGCCGAACATCGTGCACGTCGAGCGCGAACTGGACGTCGATCCGGCCGACTTCCGGCTCTGGGTCTGCCTGCACGAGGAGACCCACCGCACCCAGTTCACCGCGGTGCCCTGGCTGCGCGACCACATCCAGTCCGAGGTGCAGTCCTTCCTGACCGAGACCGACGTCGACCCGGGCGCGCTGCTCGACCGGCTGCGGGACGCGGCGGGCACGCTCGGCGGAGGCCTGCCCGGACTCGGCGGGCGCGCCGAGAGCGCCCCGTCCGCCGGACTGCTGGAGATCGTCCAGTCGCCCGCCCAGCGCGAGATCCTCGGCCGGCTGACCGCCGTGATGTCGCTGCTGGAGGGCCACGCCGACGTGGTGATGGACGGCGTCGGCCCGGCCGTGGTGCCGAGCGTCGCGGAGATCCGGGAGAAGTTCCAGCAGCGCCGGGACCGCGGCGCCAACCGTCTCGACCTCGTCCTGCGCCGGCTGCTCGGCATGGACGCCAAGCTCCGCCAGTACCAGGACGGCGCGGTCTTCGTCCGCGGCGTGGTCGACCAGGTCGGGATGGACGGCTTCAACCGGGTCTGGACCTCGCCGAACACCCTGCCGACCAAGGACGAGATCCACGACCCGGCCGCCTGGGTGGCCCGGGTCGCGCGGTAGTCCGGGGGTTTCGGCCCGCAGGGTGGTCGCGGATGGTCAAACCCGTTCGTACGGGTGGTCCAGTCGTGCAGATGGCGGGTGAAGATACGTTTCTCCATTCACCCGAACGTGGGACGGTGGTCGTACCGGTGGCGCGGGTGGCGTAGCGGCTGCCTCCTTTCTGCCACCATCTGTGAGCGCCCGGTAACGCGGCGCTCATGGAAGCGCGGCCCCCGCCGCGCCCGCAGCCGTCCTGTCCCCTCAGTCGAGGAGTCGTCCGCCGTGGGCCCACACCCCGCCGTCGCAGCGATACGCCTGGCCGTCCGCCGTACCCTCACCGACCTCGCCGCCGAGGCCGGCTCCACCTTCACCGCTCCGGTCCGCGAGCCGCGCGAGCGCACCAGCGGTGCGCCGCTGGCCGTCGCCGCCGTCGGCACCACGCTGATCGGCAACGCCCACCGCCACCCGTCCGGGCTGCCGCGCACCCCGGCCGCGCCCGGTTCGCCGCTGGTCCTGGTCGCCGTCAGCGGCGGCGCGGACTCCATGGCGCTGGCCATCGCGACCGCCTTCGAGGCCCCCAAGATCGGTCTGCGGGTCGGCGCCGTCACCGTCGACCACGGCCTCCAGGCCGGCTCCGCCGACCGCGCCGCCCAGGTCGCCGAGCGGCTGCGCGAACTCGGGCTCGACCCGGTCGAGGCGATCCCGGTCCGGGTCGGCCGCGAGGGCGGCCCCGAGGCCGCCGCCCGGGACGCCCGCTACGCCGCCCTGGACGAGGCCGCCGAGCGCCACGGCGCGGTCGCCGTCCTGCTCGGCCACACCCGCGACGACCAGGCCGAGACGGTCCTGCTGGGCCTGGCCCGCGGCTCCGGCTCCCGCTCGCTGGCCGGGATGCCGGCCCAGAAGGGCCGCTACCGCCGCCCGCTGCTGGAGCTGGACCGGGCCGCCACCCGGCAGGCCTGCAGCGCGCAGGCGATCCCGGTCTGGGACGACCCGCACAACTGCGACCCGGCCTTCACCCGCTCCCGCGTCCGCCACGAGGTGCTGCCGGTGCTGGAGAAGCACCTGGGCGGCGGCGTGGTCGAGGCGCTCGCCCGCACCGCCCGGCTGTTCCGCGACGACGCCGACGCGCTCGACCAGTGGGCCTCGCTGGCCGAACGCGACCTCCGTACGGGCGAAGGCACCCTGGACGCCGCGAAACTGGCCGAACTGCCCCCCGCCGTACGCCGCCGGGTGCTGCGCCGGGCCGCGCTGCGCGCGGGCTGTCCGGCCGGCGACCTCTTCGCCCGCCACCTCGAAACGATCGACCTGCTGGTCACCGGATGGCGCGGCCAGGGACCGCTGCACCTACCCGGGGGCGTCGAAGCCACCCGGCGGTGTGGCACGCTGGTCTTTCGGCGACAGGGCGACTGACGGGCTGGTGTGCCCCGGGGGAGCCGGCCGCCGGCCATCCAGACCCCGACACGTTTGAGGACGTATCCCCGGTGGACCAGAACGACATGGGCGCTGACCTCGCGAAGGTGCTCATCAGCAAGGACGAGATCGACGCGAAGCTCCTGGAGCTGGCCGAGCGCATCGACCGGGACTACGCAGGCAAGGACCTGCTGATCGTCGGCGTCCTCAAGGGTGCCGTGATGGTCATGGCCGACCTCGCCCGTGCCCTGCACTCGCAGGTCACGATGGACTGGATGGCCGTCTCCTCCTACGGGATGGGCACCAAGTCCTCCGGTGTGGTGCGGATCCTCAAGGACCTCGACACCGACATCGCCGGTCGTGACGTGCTCATCGTCGAGGACATCATCGACTCCGGTCTGACGCTGTCCTGGCTGCTCGGCAACCTGGGCTCGCGCGGCCCGGCCTCGCTGGAGGTCTGCACCCTGCTGCGCAAGCCCGACGCCGCCAAGGTCGAGATCGACGTCAAGTACGTCGGCTTCGACATCCCCAACGAGTTCGTGGTCGGCTACGGCCTCGACTACGCGGAGAAACTGCGCAACCTGCCGTTCATCGGCACCCTGGCCCCGCACGTCTACGGCGGCTGATGACCCCGTTCGGACGACGGGCGGGAACAGTTGGCCGTTCCCGCCCGTTGGGTCGGTGGGGACATAGAAACACGTCGTGTCGCTGTGCTCCCGCCACGAGCGGGTCGTACTGCGGTACGGTCCAATAAAACCGCTCTTCACATGAGCACAGACCGGATGCGCCGGCGGCCCACAGCCCCGCGGCGCCGTTGAGTGGCAGGAGGGACGGGGCGGCAACGCCCCGCATGGATGGACGTCAAGCGATACTTCCGTGCGCCGATCATGTGGATCGTGCTGGCCGTCCTCGCCGTCATCGTGCTGATGCAGGTCGTTTCGGATTCGAACGGCTACAAGACGGTGGACACCGGGCAGGTCGTCGCAGCGATCGACGCGAAGCAGGTCAAGTCGGCGCAGATCACCACGGGTGACTCGAGCACAATCAAGATCCAGCTGAAGGACGGTGCCAAGCTGCCCGCAGTGGGCACCGGCAAGCCGCAGTCCGGCACCAAGTTCCAGGCCTCGTACATCGGCGACCAGGGTGTTGCGATCGCCGACAAGCTGCAGGCCCAGATCAACGACAACGACCAGAGCACGCTCACCGAGGGCTACACCGTCAGCCCGGAGAAGCAGAGCACCCTCGTCAGCCTCCTGCTGTCGATGCTGCCCATCGTGATCATCGTCCTGGTCTTCCTGTTCCTGATGAACCAGATGCAGGGCGGCGGCTCGCGCGTCATGCAGTTCGGCAAGTCCAAGGCCAAGCTGCTGACCAAGGACACCCCGAAGACCACCTTCTCCGACGTCGCGGGCGCGGACGAGGCGGTCGAGGAGCTCCACGAGATCAAGGAGTTCCTGCAGGAGCCGGCCAAGTTCCAGGCCGTCGGTGCCAAGATCCCCAAGGGCGTGCTGCTCTACGGCCCGCCCGGTACCGGCAAGACCCTCCTGGCGCGCGCCGTCGCGGGCGAGGCCGGGGTGCCGTTCTACTCGATCTCCGGCTCGGACTTCGTCGAGATGTTCGTGGGTGTCGGCGCCAGCCGCGTCCGCGACCTCTTCGAGCAGGCCAAGGCGAACGCCCCGGCGATCGTCTTCGTCGACGAGATCGACGCCGTCGGCCGGCACCGCGGTGCGGGCCTCGGCGGCGGTCACGACGAGCGTGAGCAGACCCTCAACCAGCTGCTGGTCGAGATGGACGGCTTCGACGTCAAGGGCGGCGTGATCCTGATCGCGGCCACCAACCGTCCGGACATCCTCGACCCGGCGCTGCTGCGCCCGGGCCGTTTCGACCGCCAGATCGCGGTGGAGCGCCCCGACCTGCAGGGCCGGCTGGACATCCTCAAGGTGCACCAGAAGGGCAAGCCGATCGCGCCCGACGTCGACCTCTCGGCCGTCGCCAAGCGCACCCCCGGCTTCACCGGTGCCGATCTGTCGAACGTCCTGAACGAGGCGGCGCTGCTGACCGCCCGCTCGGACAAGAAGCTGATCGACAACAACATCCTGGACGAGGCGATCGACCGCGTCGTGGCGGGTCCGCAGAAGCGCACGCGGATCATGTCCGAGAAGGAGAAGAAGATCACCGCGTACCACGAGGGCGGTCACGCCCTGGTGGCGGCGGCCTCCCCGAACGCGGACCCGGTGCACAAGATCACCATCCTGTCCCGCGGACGGGCCCTCGGCTACACCATGGTGCTGCCGGACGAGGACAAGTACTCCACCACCCGCAACGAGATGCTCGACCAGCTGGCGTACATGCTGGGCGGCCGCGCGGCGGAGGAGCTGGTCTTCCACGACCCGACCACCGGCGCCTCGAACGACATCGAGAAGGCCACCGCCACGGCGCGGGCCATGGTCACCCAGTACGGCATGACCGAGCGCCTCGGTGCGATCAAGTTCGGCAGCGACAACTCCGAGCCGTTCCTGGGTCGCGAGATGGGCCACCAGCGCGACTACTCGGAAGAGGTCGCCGGGCTGGTGGACGAAGAGGTCAAGAAGCTCATCGAGAACGCGCACAACGAGGCCTGGGAGATCCTGGTCGAGAACCGCGACGTGCTCGACAACCTGGTCCTGGAGCTCCTTGAGAAGGAGACCCTCAACAAGGAGCAGATCGCCGAGGTCTTCGCCCCGATCGTCAAGCGCCCGGCCCGTCCGGCCTGGACCGGCTCCGCCCGCCGGACGCCGTCCACCCGCCCGCCGGTGCAGTCCCCGAAGGAGCTGGCGCTCACCAACGGCGCCGCCGCCGTCGAGGCCGCCCCGTCCGACGTGGTGAAGCTCCCGCCGCTGCAGGCCGACCCGCCCGCCGAGGGCTGATCGACAGCACCGGCACCCCGCGGAATGGATGCCGCGTCACCAGGGTTTGTACCCTGGAGGCGCGGCATCCGTGCTGTTCAGCCAAGTCAGTCCCACGAGACCAGTCCCATGAGAAGCGAGGCCCGCATGATCGACCCGGTGACGCTCGACGGTCCGCCCGCCGTCGGCACCTTCGACCAGAAGCGGGCCGAGAACGCCATCCGCGAGCTGCTGCTGGCCGTGGGCGAGGACCCGGACCGCGAGGGCCTGCTGGAGACCCCCGCCCGGGTGGCGCGGGCGTACAAGGAGATATTCGCGGGCCTCTGGCAGGAGCCCGAGGACGTCCTCACCACCACCTTCGACCTCGGCCACGACGAGATGGTGCTGGTCAAGGACATCGAGCTGACGTCCGTCTGCGAGCACCACCTGGTGCCGTTCCGGGGCGTCGCGCACGTCGGGTACATCCCGTCGACCAGCGGCAAGATCACCGGCCTGTCCAAGCTGGCCCGGCTGGTCGACGTCTACGCCCGCCGGCCGCAGGTGCAGGAGCGGCTCACCAGCCAGGTCGCCGACGCGCTGATGCGGATCCTGGAGCCGCGCGGTGCGATCGTCGTGGTCGAGTGCGAGCACATGTGCATGTCGATGCGCGGGATCCGCAAGCCCGGGGCCAAGACCATCACCTCCTGCGTGCGCGGCCAGCTGCGCGACCCGGCCACCCGGGCCGAGGCGATGAGCCTCATCATCGGGCGCTGACCGGGCCGCCACGGGTCAGATGGCCTCCTGCGCCTCCGCCGCCGCGTGCGGGGGTGCGGGGGTGCCCAGTGCGTCGCGGCGCGCGGGCATCCGCAGCCGCACCATCCGCCGCCAGCCGTAGAGCAGGTCGTACAGGTAGAGCGCGTGCACGCCCGCGGTGACGACGGCCAGCTGCCAGCGCGGCCACCGCAGGATCCGCGCCATCCTGGACGTCACCGCCAGTCCGACGTCCCGGTGGGTGCGGATCTCGCCGCGGGCGCTGGTCTCCAGGACGTGCCGGACGTACGGGCCGTGGCCCTCGGCGACCAGCCGGAGCAGCTCCTCGTGGCAGTAGGCGAGGTGGTTGTCCTCGTCGGCCGAGATCATCCGCATCGCCCGGCCGACGTCGGGGTTGTCCCCGTAGACCTTGACCAGTTGGCGCATCTGCTCGGCCGCGCGCTGCTCGGTGACCCGGCTGTGCGCCAGGTAGGTGATGATCTCGCGTTCGGTCAGCGGGACCTCGCCGGTGAGCCGCTCGTGGGCGAGGCCGACGCCCTGGCGCTCCAGCAGCATGCAGTAGTCGGCCTCGGCGGGGACGTCGATCCTCGGCAGGCCGCGCTTGTTCAGCAGCTGGGTGAAGATCCGGCCGTGCTTGCGCTCGTCGGCGCCGTGCCGGGCGATCTTCGGGGCGAGCACCGGGTCGAGGGTGAGCTCGGTGATCCGCTCGTTCTCCCAGCCGCCCTGGTCCTCGCCGCCGGCTGCGATGCTGCAGAACAGCTGATAGGCCTCGTCGTTCCGGTAGATCTCGTCGAAGAGTGATCGGGTGCTGAGCATGGGGCCTCCTGCCCGGATCCGGGACGGTGCCGGCCGTTGCGGCCGGGCGGTCCCGATGCGTTCCCCCGGCTCGCCGGCCGGTCCGCCCGACCGGCCGGTAATCACCCGGCTGACCCAGTGGACGTGACCCCCGGGGCGCGCCCCGGGCGGTCCGCGGGACGCCTCAGCCGAGGTGGTGGCCCATCCACTCCAGCGAGGCGGGCAGCTCGCGCACCCAGCTCTCGAAGTTGTGGCCGCCGTCGTCCAGGTAGAGCGACTCGACGGTGAACTGCGGATTGGCGGCCGAGACCTGCTGGGCGAGGTCGACGAACTGGACGGTCCGCGGGTAGTCGGCCTCCTTGCGGGTGGAGACCACCAGCATCGACAGGGCCGGGACGAGCAGGTTCTGCAGCCGCCAGGTGAGGTCGCTCTGGTCGGCCAGGGCCTTGTCGCCCCCGAACAGGCTGGCCCCGGTGAACTGGTCCTCGACCACCTTGAAGTCGCCGTGCAGGCCGCCGGCGACGCCGTAGACGTTCGGGAACCGCATCGCCAGCCGGAACGCGCAGCTGCCGCCGGTCGAGTAGCCGAAGGTCCCCCAGGCGGCGGGCGAGCGGCTGGTCCGGTACACGGAGCGCAGGGCCTCCGGGACGTCCTTGGTGAACCAGGTCTCGGCGGCCGGTCCGCCGGGGACGTCCACGCACTCGGTGTTCCGCGGCGCGGCGACGGTCGGACGGGCCAGCACCACGATGGTCGGCTGCATCCTCCCGGTGCGCTGGAGCTCCGCGGCGGTCTGGATGACCGGCAGGTCCTTCATCAGATTGAGCGTCGTGCCCGGGTAGCCGGCGATGGACAGCACCACCGGGAAGCGGACCAGGGCGAACTTCGGGTCGAAGTACTCCGGCGGCAGGTAGACGAACATCTGGTCGGACAGACCGGTCTCCTTGCCGGTGACCCGGACCGACTCGACCTTGCCGCTCTCCTCGGGCGGGCCCTTCGGCAGGTCGCCGACGGTCTCCATGCCGCCCTCCTCGGTCGGCTGGAGCAGTGCGTCCGAGGCCGGCACGCCCTTGTGGGCCTCGTTGCTGGTGAGGGTCAGCTTGGTGCCGCCGGAGCTGAGCAGGTCGTCCCATGTGGTGTAGAAACCGAAGGAGTTGTTGACGGCGAGCGCCAGCACGGCGAGCACCGAGACCTGAGTGACCGTCATCAGACCGACCCGTCCGAGCACCGGGAGCGGGCGCTGCCGCGCCAGCCGGGGCCAGATCCAGAGGGTCGTGACGAGCGCCGCCGAACCCAGGGCGAGGAGCGAGTTCATCAGGGCGTCGCTGGTCAGTTCCATGCCGTGGGCCTTCCGGTGGGACACTGTCGGTGCAGGCTTCATCGTCTGGCGGTGCGTCAGCCGGGGCCAGCGCGGCTAGGCTGTCCGGACGCCGGGAGGGCCCGGGGGACCGCCGGTCCGCGGCACGCAACCGGCGCCCTAGAATGCGGCGTCCACCGTACGTACCGCGTACGCGGGGCCCCGTCGCGCCACGCGGCGAGGAGCCCCGGCACCCACCCCTCGGCTCAATCGCAGTGCCCCCAGAGCGCCGGTCCGCCCTCCGTTTCCGGCTCCTTGGTGTGCGTACTGCCTGATGAAGGAAATGGCATGAAGGTCCATCACGGCTCCTCCCCGGGAGTGACCGGACACCGCTCCGCAGCCCCTACGCTGAACCTCCATGAGCGTTCCCGTGTCCGTTGAGCCGAGCCCCGAGCAGCCGCCCCGCCGTCGCGGCCTGCAGACGCTTCGTACCCAAGCGGCCGCCGTACCGAGGGCCTGGCTGCCCGGTGCGGTCGGCTACGCCTGTCTGCTGATCGGGCTGGTGGACATCGCCAGTGCGGTGTTCCCCAAGCTCCGCCACACCAAGGTGCACACCTTCGCCGGACAGCTGCCCGGCGGCACCACCACCCTCGCCGCCGCCGGCACCCTGATGGTCGGCCTGCTGCTGGTGCTGCTCGCGCACGCGCTGCGCCGGCGCAAGCGGCGGGCCTGGCGGGCCGTCTGCGTGCTGCTGCCGGTCGGCGCCGCGCTGCACCTGCTGCGCTGGCACCAGCTGGGCCCGGCGGTCATCTCGCTGGTGCTGTTCGTGGTCGTGCTGGTCCACCGGCGCGAGTTCTACGCCAAGGCCGACCCCCGCACCCGCTGGCGGGCGCTGGTCAACCTGGTCGTGATGGGCACCGTGAGCGTGCTGCTCGGCCTGCTGGTCGTCTCCACCCGGACCGGGTACGAGCTCGGCCACGCCGGTCTGTACGAGCGGCTGGAGCACGTCGTCTACGGGCTGTTCGGCTTCGAGGGACAGGTCCACTACACCTCGGACCGGGTCTCCGACCTGGTGGCCTACCTGCTCGGCGGGATGGGCCTGATCACCGCCTTCACCACCGCCTACCTGGCGCTGCGGCCGGAGAAGCCCAAGCCGGAGCTGACCGCCGAGGACGAGGAGAAGGTCCGCGGGCTGCTGGAGCGGCACGGCGAGCGGGACTCGCTCGGCTACTTCGCGCTGCGCCGCGACAAGAGCGTGCTGTTCTCGCCCAGCGGCAAGGCGGCGATCTCCTACCGGGTGGTCTCCGGGGTGATGCTGGCCTCCGGCGACCCGGTCGGCGACGTCGAGGCCTGGCCCGGCGCGATCAAGGTCTTCATGGCCGAGGCCCGCGAGCACGCCTGGGTGCCGGCCGTGATGGGCTGCAGCGAGGTCGGCGGCGAGGTCTGGACCCGCGAGGCGGGCCTGGACGCGCTGGAGCTGGGCGACGAGGCGATCGTCGACACCGCCACCTTCTCGCTGGCCGGGCGGGCCATGCGCAACGTCCGCCAGATGGTCAAGCGGATCGAGCGCAACGGCTACTCCTGCCAGGTCCGCCGAGTCTCCGACCTGACCGCCGAGGAGAAGTACCGGATCGCCGAGGCCGCGGCCCGCTGGCGCGGAACCGACACCGAGCGCGGCTTCTCGATGGCGCTCGGCCGGTTCGGCGACCCGGGCGACGACGCCTGCGTGGTCGTCACCGCCCACAAGGCCCCGGAGGAGGGCGAGACCGGCGACGACCTCAAGGCGGTGCTGCACTTCGTCCCCTGGGGGCCGGACGGCATCTCGCTGGAGCTGATGCGCCGCGACCGGGCCGCCGACCCGGGCCTGAACGAACTGCTGATCGTCGCGGCGCTGCAGGCGGTGCCCGCGATGGGCGTCCGCCGGGTGTCGCTGAACTTCGCGATGTTCCGCTCGGCGCTGGCCCGCGGTGAGCGGATCGGTGCCGGTCCGGTGCTGCGGGCCTGGCGCGGACTGCTGGTCTTCCTGTCGCGCTGGTTCCAGATCG from Kitasatospora sp. NBC_00458 includes:
- the dacB gene encoding D-alanyl-D-alanine carboxypeptidase/D-alanyl-D-alanine endopeptidase — encoded protein: MRAGAGAGRRRRGTAAGLFGTALLVAGTVLTSGGAYAQPSATPSGTPAPGGSTAPAGATGSPATGTGTGSPATGTGAPATARPAPAAAGTVLAAADAGPGAGLPTAQGLHQALATALADRSLGTVSLAVADAADGGLLYGSGENTPATPASTTKLATSVAALSLIPADTRLTTRVVKGAAPGGITLVGGGDPTLTALPADQVQIAGLPADPDTAPASLDSLARQTAAALKSAGTTTVALDYDLSLYSGSPQHKNHDGENIALVTPLMVDEAKTDPKSREDAPARYADPAGQAAEAFAALLKAQGITVQGKAKQAAAPAAADAPVLGRVDSPTMARLVERMLTTSDNTLAEAIARQVAVAAHQPAGFEGASTAVVQELTRLGVPMNGVVINDGSGLHTGNAIPPVVLVKLLALAASDQHPALRPVMTGLPIAGFTGTLGKRFGSGSGAADAAGLVRAKTGSLSGVNTLAGTVVDAEGRLLSFAVMTRTSAPVDSARAAMDRIVARLAACGCH
- a CDS encoding inorganic diphosphatase — its product is MEFDVLIEIPKGSRNKYEVDHETGRLRLDRMLFTSTRYPADYGYVEGTLADDGDPLDALVILEEPTFPGCLIKCRVIGMFKMTDEAGGDDKLLCVPATDPRWEHLQDIHHVSEFDRLEIQHFFEVYKDLEPGKSVEGANWVGRAEAEAEVTASIKRLAEQGGH
- the hpt gene encoding hypoxanthine phosphoribosyltransferase, whose product is MDQNDMGADLAKVLISKDEIDAKLLELAERIDRDYAGKDLLIVGVLKGAVMVMADLARALHSQVTMDWMAVSSYGMGTKSSGVVRILKDLDTDIAGRDVLIVEDIIDSGLTLSWLLGNLGSRGPASLEVCTLLRKPDAAKVEIDVKYVGFDIPNEFVVGYGLDYAEKLRNLPFIGTLAPHVYGG
- the tilS gene encoding tRNA lysidine(34) synthetase TilS, translating into MGPHPAVAAIRLAVRRTLTDLAAEAGSTFTAPVREPRERTSGAPLAVAAVGTTLIGNAHRHPSGLPRTPAAPGSPLVLVAVSGGADSMALAIATAFEAPKIGLRVGAVTVDHGLQAGSADRAAQVAERLRELGLDPVEAIPVRVGREGGPEAAARDARYAALDEAAERHGAVAVLLGHTRDDQAETVLLGLARGSGSRSLAGMPAQKGRYRRPLLELDRAATRQACSAQAIPVWDDPHNCDPAFTRSRVRHEVLPVLEKHLGGGVVEALARTARLFRDDADALDQWASLAERDLRTGEGTLDAAKLAELPPAVRRRVLRRAALRAGCPAGDLFARHLETIDLLVTGWRGQGPLHLPGGVEATRRCGTLVFRRQGD
- the ftsH gene encoding ATP-dependent zinc metalloprotease FtsH; translation: MDVKRYFRAPIMWIVLAVLAVIVLMQVVSDSNGYKTVDTGQVVAAIDAKQVKSAQITTGDSSTIKIQLKDGAKLPAVGTGKPQSGTKFQASYIGDQGVAIADKLQAQINDNDQSTLTEGYTVSPEKQSTLVSLLLSMLPIVIIVLVFLFLMNQMQGGGSRVMQFGKSKAKLLTKDTPKTTFSDVAGADEAVEELHEIKEFLQEPAKFQAVGAKIPKGVLLYGPPGTGKTLLARAVAGEAGVPFYSISGSDFVEMFVGVGASRVRDLFEQAKANAPAIVFVDEIDAVGRHRGAGLGGGHDEREQTLNQLLVEMDGFDVKGGVILIAATNRPDILDPALLRPGRFDRQIAVERPDLQGRLDILKVHQKGKPIAPDVDLSAVAKRTPGFTGADLSNVLNEAALLTARSDKKLIDNNILDEAIDRVVAGPQKRTRIMSEKEKKITAYHEGGHALVAAASPNADPVHKITILSRGRALGYTMVLPDEDKYSTTRNEMLDQLAYMLGGRAAEELVFHDPTTGASNDIEKATATARAMVTQYGMTERLGAIKFGSDNSEPFLGREMGHQRDYSEEVAGLVDEEVKKLIENAHNEAWEILVENRDVLDNLVLELLEKETLNKEQIAEVFAPIVKRPARPAWTGSARRTPSTRPPVQSPKELALTNGAAAVEAAPSDVVKLPPLQADPPAEG
- a CDS encoding zinc-dependent metalloprotease, with the translated sequence MTSASGGVDMVDWNLAVATATRLVRPGPEVSRAEAAAVVAELRRHALEAEEHVREFTGMRSSSLSEAVATPVLIVDRPGWVRANVAGFRTIVQPLVAKLQARRANGSGPGVFGTVGEKATGIEVGALLAFLSTKVLGQYETFAPAESSLEAPDSPAALFDKPRLGPESAGPGRLLLVAPNIVHVERELDVDPADFRLWVCLHEETHRTQFTAVPWLRDHIQSEVQSFLTETDVDPGALLDRLRDAAGTLGGGLPGLGGRAESAPSAGLLEIVQSPAQREILGRLTAVMSLLEGHADVVMDGVGPAVVPSVAEIREKFQQRRDRGANRLDLVLRRLLGMDAKLRQYQDGAVFVRGVVDQVGMDGFNRVWTSPNTLPTKDEIHDPAAWVARVAR
- the folE gene encoding GTP cyclohydrolase I FolE; the protein is MIDPVTLDGPPAVGTFDQKRAENAIRELLLAVGEDPDREGLLETPARVARAYKEIFAGLWQEPEDVLTTTFDLGHDEMVLVKDIELTSVCEHHLVPFRGVAHVGYIPSTSGKITGLSKLARLVDVYARRPQVQERLTSQVADALMRILEPRGAIVVVECEHMCMSMRGIRKPGAKTITSCVRGQLRDPATRAEAMSLIIGR